Genomic segment of Benincasa hispida cultivar B227 chromosome 1, ASM972705v1, whole genome shotgun sequence:
ttaaaattaaagtttgaaaatttattgaaatcaaaataaataaataagttcataagtttcaaaatattacaatttcactcttgacatttgagttttctttcaatttggtctctagatttcaaaatttatatttttaacattgattttttattgaatatccATTTTTTGTCTTTAATGTTAATGTATGTTAAtgtatgttaataaatttaatttaattaaacgtACTATAATTAATTGAGTTTCACTGTTtattatcacttttaaaattgaatttaaaatttcacataataattattttagattaattgtgattaaaaatgtaaatcatttaatctagggaccaaattgaaacaaaactcaaatcttaagTGTAAAATTGCAATATTACTAATTtgttatcaatttaatttagtagttagtaattattaaattatatattagcTTTTATTTCTAATTGCATTAAACCAtaaagtttgttttatttacaacatttgattaattttagattttgctaCAATTTTTAATTGTGTTcacattatatttaaaaatatataagtcATCTTTATCTAAGAAAAGatatataaatgaattatttcaatttaaattttttgaagtttaagaaagagaaaggaaaagaagaaagagaataaaatgtGAGTCATGAGTGGAGATTATTGGAAATTAggagagaagagaagaatgTAATTATTGCAAAACTacaatgttttttaaaatatttttaaaagtaccacattttcataaatacttttaaaaattacaatataaatccaattttacCAACGGtttctatgtatatatattacaagGGTTTATTTGTAAATAGCCTATTACAtttgtgttaaaaaaaatagggtaaataggattttttttttttttttttttttttttaaaatatagaatgtTAGAGACATTAGTGTAAAATGGGCCCATCTTAAGCCATTTGTGTAGAAgcccctttttttttctaattatttagGAGAAGTTTGATTGGGCTGGGCCTAAGTGAGATTGGGCTTAATATTCAGGGGTGATTAAAATTAGTAGACTAGACCTCGCTTCCGTTTGATCTTTATTGATTTTTTGGACCGAACCGAACCAACCAGTTTCAAGTTTatttaaagaaggaaaaaaaaaaaaacaaaaaaggaaaaagcaaGATTGGTTGTTTTGTATAACTTTTACACACTCCTATACAAGGCCTCTGCTTAACATCTACCGTTGGTGGAAATCTTTGTGGGGATTGTGCAATTATATACTTCCAACCAGAGGaatttttcttcaaaagaaGATTGTGTAGTCCCATATTTGTCCAAAATGCGACATGGatgttgaaaatgaaatccatGCACTGTCATCGTTTGAGGCGGTAAGAAGACACTGGGTTCGTTGTCAACATTTTTATATCTCAATTTTCTGATTATCCTGATTTGGTGTGCAGGTTGAAAAGAATTACCATGGAGGTCCTCAAAAGCTAACGATAAAAGATCACCCCTCCATAGAAACTGTTTGTCTCATCATAAGGAATCTTCTCTCCGGAAACCAGCAATAGGACTTGATTAATGAAACCCATGaaaggaaaacaaaattattCATGCTTTAGCAATCCATGGAGAGTCCATGGAGTCCTTGGGCAACCGATCGGGATATGCTGACTCACTCTTTCAACCTCAACAATTTGTTTAATGCTCTGTTTTATTTCTGTTTCTCTATATATGTGTataagtgtatatatatatatattaaactgcAAATTTGAATAACTTTAAAACCTCATGCAAACTACTAGTGGCAATGAATTTAAATAGCATTTCTTATAGTTTCTGCATTATTtaatattgttatattattCAGTAACATGAACAAGAACTATTGTTGTCTATAAGtaaaaacaagaacaagaactTACGCATTAGCATTTAGAGATTTTGTGAAAGAAAATAAGTCCGCTGGAAAAGTCCTACTCTTGCATGCATTAGGATTTGGGCATAGCCGAGCAGCAGCGATTGGCAGTAGAATTATGGCTGTCCTATCTACCGGTTGTTTAGGTGAGGTGGTGAGAGTTGATCAAATGAAACTCTACACGCACCAGATAAGCAAGCAACTCTAGCCTGGACAGCCATTCATTCCATTCCTACTGATCTTCACAGTTAACATCATTAACCATTTATATACACAttaatatacatacatacaactcATATACCATTAACTAAGAATCAAGCAGTTGAGTTAACAACAGGACTACTACTTCAACCAAAGAATGGAACTCGCCTCTATCTCTTTGTTTTGTTTCATTTGCATTCACTCGCAACTTCCAAACTCCTCAAGCTGCTGACGCTTGGCTTTCTGCACCCAACAGACTTATCTTTAGtggttgtaaaataaaatatataaaaaagaaacacCACAAGCTGATTGGAGACTCAGTAATCTCCTATAACAATGTACAGATGAAAATTTAATTGCCAATTTCTGGTAGAATACTAATGAGTGTTGCATTTAACAGAATTCATAGAATTCAAGACGTGCATTTTTCACAATTTTGGTCAGTTTCCGTGTGTAGTTAGTGAGGTTGATGATCTATTCTGTGGTGTTGAGTTGCAAGCAGTTTGTTAGGGTAAGATATAAACGCACCTTCACCCGACAACTGTTCTAATCGAGCAACTATGTGTTTCCCGTAAGTatacttcttcaaagcttgaagATGACCTCTGATACGACTCAACAGCCTCTCTCGTTGTTCATTGGTGCATATTTCAATGATCTTCTGAACAACATAATTTGCGAACTGGTCTTTCATCATTGCCTATGACAGTGAACAAGGAAAAAGTCAGTCACAACCGAGTATCAACTTGCACACATTAGGAAGCTTAAAGAATGAATGGATATTGTAGTATTGGAAGCTATATAAACTTTGAAATAAACAAACTACTTTTGGGATGGAAACTAGGTCTAAGATTACATTTTACTACCTACTTAAAAAACACAAATAACAATACGCTTTTAGGCTATTTTACATATCACATGGAAAATAAACTTCAAAAATATTAAGAGTGCAGCTATTAAATTCCTGCACCAACTGATAAGAATCATTTTCTGGCAAGAATATAACCAAAAATACCAAGAAATTAGTTGTACAAAGATTTACTCTCATGGACAGTCACGGCTAGACATATAACTAGTATTATATTCAGATGAATCAGATCAGACTTTCATGGCCGTGTGAACACTAAAATCATAAACAAACAtccccaaattttttttaaaaatttattcaattttagtccttgtatttatatgaaatattaaGTTTAGTCCATACTACTTgttcattattaattttttctaaaactaTTTGTTATGTATTAGCATTTTTACTCTAAATCATGAAAACATCATATCATATTTCTTTGCaagtaaataattattattatttagccaattttaataaaaaataacttttagggactaaatttaagatttagtACGAAGATAAAGTGGACATGtgaaagtatatggactaaaattgaagaaatctcAAAGTACAGggaccaaaatggtattttaaccaaaaaggaaaatgaaaagaataCAATGACATACCAAAAACCAAATCCCACGAAAACCCCCATGAAAACTAAAGTTCTTACATGCAAGGCACCATTCAAGAGCGTGCCAGTAACCGCATACAAGATAGAGTTGAGTACAGAGCAAGGCCATTCGAAATATTTGATAGGATTCGACTGTAAGAGTTGAGACTTAATGGGAAACTATTGGGACGCTCACAGAAGTATTTGAGACCTTGAAATTAATTGGCAGAGACAGGTTTTAGAAGTCTAATGGATCAGGCATCTGACCATACAAATGCATAATGCTCTATTGATGGTCGAGGAACAGAACCAAATTACTATCATATTATCCTTAGTATCTTGAAAGATTTACAGACATACCAACAATGTATCATTTTCTTCAGAATGCCCCATAATTTCCTCAACTATCAGCTCTCTTTCAATCGTATCACCATGCTCCAAGCACTTTTCAACGACATTTGATGCATATTTATGCTGGCTCATCCGCACAAACTTTCCAGTCAACTTACTGATAATTTGGCTTCTTTCATGGCACATCCCCCTCTCAAGAACATGCTGTTGCAACAAAACATAGATTACACACGCACATATTGTTTATAAGGTCTTAAGagcaatttttaattaaatcaagttCCAATGCGAGCTTGCTAGGAAATCTTCAGTTTGGGCTATATAACAAACATGCTATCTAATATTTCATCACAAAGAAATATGCAACTTATAAATTGGCATATTATTAAATAGTTTGTTCGTAAAATATCTGATTCTTAGATTTCCGTCCCtgaaaatcaaatatttctttATGAATATAACACAAATGGAAATTAGATGAAAGACAATGAAAGGGTTTAATAGGATATCAAATCTAGGGAAGAGGATTGCATTAGGTGAGCATAAACTAAAACCTGAATGACATAGTTCCCATATTGGTCTTGAGCAAGACCATAAACAGAGTCCAATATTTCGTCCACTATACACCGACTCTGGGCCTCATCTGAACAATGCTCCAAAATTCTCTGTTGCcgcattgaaaatgaaaaacaaaaccaaaagaaaatcaaactttttacttctcaattaaaaagaaaagacaaaagaaagaagagacaTAACATTAAGTTTATCATATGTCACATCCACTTCATGTTCATTGTTACCTGGATAACACGGCAGCCATACGGATGAGTGGAAAGTGTGGCAACTTGACCTTCAAAAGAAGAAATGATAAAACCAATTTCTTCTGAAGGAACACATTCTATACACTTCTGTATAACGTGATTCCCATTTTGATCACGCACGCATCTCATAACATGACCATCAAGTTCTCGTACGAGATGTGTCTTCTGATCCAGTTCAATAACTTCGAGTGCCTAAAGAAGCATCAAGCATACGTGAAGAACTTAGGgaattattaccattaattcACCATACAACAGTAGATGATATGAGTCTGGCAAAATTCATTATACCACGGTAGACTATACAAAATTCATTTGAAGCATCTTGAGAAAACAGCTGATCAAACACAAAGTTAACCAACAATTTTCATTCCCTCTTTATTCaaaataagctctatttgttaGTCTCTTTAAATCACATTCGCTAGATAGTTTCTACCAGAATAGTTAGACTCTCATAAAGGGCAACAGGGGACCAGCAAACACAGACCAACTAAGAGGCAAGCTTCAAAAATGGTAAGCCCTAAACAGGAGCCAAACAGGAAACAACCAAGGGCTCaaattcaaagtcaaaagaataAGGCCTGATGAATAGTTACATATGTCTCTAAAAATAAATGGTCATTACAAATTCAAGCTTTTAGGAGCTGATGCTCAAAAAGGTCTTGTGTCTTTTGTAAGTCTTTGTAACATCAGATGCCCAATGCAAGGCATTAAACctaaaaataaatcaaacttCCTCGAAAAACTTCTCCAGATCCCTATAGTTTCTATTGTTCCTCTCAATCCAGTGCAACATAAAACAAGGGAAAAAATCAGCCCTCAAGACAACACTACCTTCCCTCCTTATGGAAGGATGAAATAGAATCTTGTCCATTGTACAAAAATAATTCCTATAACAGacccaaaaaaaggaaaaagaaaaaataacccCAATAAACACGAACAAGTAATTCCTAATCAGATAAGCAAATTGGCAACTCCAAAGGACATAGCCCAAATCCCCAAACTCTAGAAAGAAGAGCTTACAAAGGATATAGTTCAAATCCTCACACTCTAAAATACTCAGTAACATCAAATGCCCTTTATGAGGCATTAAACCTAAAAAGGAATTAAACCTCCTCGCAAAAACTCTCCACACTACCAAAGATTCTAATACCTCTCAATTTTGATGCTCCATAAAACCAAcaaagtaataaataaataaaccagCCCTTTGGAGAACACTACTATTCTCCCTAGAGAAAGGATGATGAAACAGAATCTCAACCACCATAGGAAAACAATTCCTATTACGggcaaaaaaaaaaccccaaaatTCTCAAACAAGAAATTTCTAATCAAACAGCAAATTGGCAACTCCAAAAGATATAGCACAAATCATCAAACAGTGTCAAACTCGGGGAAAAAAGTTTACAAACAATGATAAGTGGGTGTTTGGCCCACCGACTTCATAAGTCGGTGTTAAATAACTCAACTCACTAACTTCAATAGTATTCACTATTGAAGTTTGCACATTTATCAAGGAACTCAATCTTCCCCTCTTTCTTTTTTGCACATTTAttgaaaatctccattttcacaACTCTACACCCTAAACAAAGGCTTCCTAACTCCAACATATTAACTCCATATTTCACAACTCCACTTAGCACCCCAAACGCCCCTTCAATGTTAAATAATGTCTTCTAAGTTCTAACGCAGCCTCTAATTTGCCATATATTCCCATATTGGTGCTATTCCTAACAAGATTGATTCTTTAGTCTCCCTTTCCAGGCATGTGAATACACTCTGGCTCTACCTTAGTTGACCCCCTTAATTAAGGGTCTAATGTCAATTACCAATAAAAGTTATTCATAATGCCAGAACACCACCTAATTCAATCCATCTGTTATTCTCTCACAGTGTAGAGAATTAAAATTATCAAGTCATAAAGAAATTTTGGAAGTTAGAACCCAAAGCCTCAATATTAAAAAGCAGCTAACCGTCATACAACACCACCTGCCCAAAATCTCCAGCAACGATTGAAACTATAAATCCCTCCAATGTCCAAAGTTGATGCATTGATAACCAATGAGTCTTCTCAAATGGAAAATGCAAATATGAAAAGCGATAAAAACTTATCACGCTTTGCCATGTGGTTTATGACTATCTACCTTCTGAATCACACGACAACCATACATCTGCAAGCTTAGAGGCAATATCTGTCCAGCAAGTTGATCGGCAAGTTCCTTCCTCTGCTCATGAGTTCCATGTTCAAAGAACTGTGCAAGGCATATGAAAATTAGTCGTTGCACATTCATCATTGAATGCAAAGTCGGGATAAAATATTAGGAgtggaaaatgaaaaaacacacatatcacacacacacacacaaaaaaaaaaaaaaaacaaaacataacaaaacaaaacaaaaaaacaaaaaagaagaagaagaagaagaagaagaagaaggggagagagagagagagagagagagagtaaaCAAGGTGCAAATTTTTAGGATTAGAATATACCTTTTGGATAACATAATTTCCAAAAACATCAGTAATTAATTTAGAGGCATGTGGAAGAACTTCCTTAAACACAGATGCTTTCTCTTCAGGACTGCAGTGCTCGAGCTTCTGTTGAATAAAGCGACTCCCATGTTGATCAACACTGAAGTAAAATAGGTGTGGAAAATCATGATCCATATGAAAGTAAGTTATTATTCTTATTGTACATTGCAAACTTATTGAGAAAGATGCTCAAGAACATTGCCTGAATTCAACAATACGCCCGGCAATATCAGAAAGTTCAAACTTTCGTGCATTGCTTGACTTCAGTTCTTCAAGAAAAGAGTGCCTCTTGGAGTCATCAAAGATGTTGGAGCCCCTCTGCCCCTGCCATCCAGAATATTCCCCTGCATTCCGAACTAAACCTGAAGGAAACCACATTTCATTCCGTCGGCCTAGATGATTCACCCCACCTACCGGAGATGAGGGTGAATCAGGGCTTGCAAGAGATGGGGCTGAAAATTGAATGATGCCGCTCATGTTAGAAGGATTTCCATAATTACCACCAGTAATCCCTTTTCTGGGACTCAAGAGGCTAAAATTCCCATTTGTTGGTGACTGAATTTTATTATCATTCAAATAAGCATCAACGTTTGAATCTTGTTGCGAACCAAAAGAATTAATCTGCATATGACTAAAACTTCTAGAGCCCAATTGACCATGATGAGCTGAACCACCATAAGTATCTTCTATTGGACGTTGACCATATTGTACATGAATAGGATCCACAAAAGGTGGGTAAACAAATCCAGGTTGGGCATAAAGCTTGCTCATGTGTTGTAAGTCACCCACAGGTGGAATACTTTCCCCTATTGAAACACCAGCAGTTCGACCACTGAAGTTTGAAACAGAAGGCTCTGGCAATGGAACTGCACCGTGTGTAGGATACCCAGACATGAACGGAGGAAAAAGTGGGGAAGCCAGAGCATAGCCTCCCATATTGAACTGAGGACTAAATAAACCTGATGGCTGATAATTATGATAAAATGGATTTCCTGGAGCCACAAATGCTGCTGCCGTAGCATACAAGGGAGGAGTGAGCGGTGATGAATGAAATACTGTTTGCACCTCAGCAGTTGAAAAACTATGCTGTCCATGTGAATAGTTTTCAAGTCCAACTTCTAGATGGCTAATTCCTTGAGGAACCATCTGGGACTGAATATCTGGAGCCGGACATGGAAACCCTTGTTGCTTTGACAAAAAATTATGTGGATGATTTCTCCCATAAGATTGATGATCTAGTTTGTTCCTATTACTCTCAAGACTGGATGCTTTCGCTCTAGATTCTAATTTTGGAATCTCATGCCCAATTGTCCCAGATTTTTCTGCAGCGTTCTCCAGACTAGCATTTTTCACCCTTGATCCCTCTTGTTGTGGGCTACTTTCTCTGTTGGATTTCTCTGCATTTTGAGACTTCTTCAGAGGAGCATCATCGGCTATTAACCCCACTGGATCCATAATCACATTGCTTGGCTCCAGGCTGGGAGAGCATGAATTTGACTCCAGTACTTTCGAAATGCTTATAGATGAAACACCCAAGGCAATAGCGTCCAAATCATCCTCAACTGCTTGTTCTGTTGTTGAACTGCTTGCTAAAAGTGATTGATTGTACACAGGAGAAGGGGTCCGAGGAAAGTCTTCCTGCACATACCCGAAGTTTTTTTGTCTATAAGAGAGAGGATTACAGGGTTGGTGCGGaatctaatataataaatatccaAATGTAACTACCTGAATAGGTTGGAAGTTCAGAATTATACAGgagatttcttttttatataacaGGTACCGATATAAATGATATTAGCATATTACAAAGATAACTTTGAGTACCAGACGGTAAAACCAGAAAATAAAGATAGTTTTGGAAGATTtagttttaaaacaattaaataaaaggaaataataAAGAACTATTGCAGtctgaaaaacaaatattaaagtTGGGAATGTCATTTTTCCCTAACATCACAATAGTCTCAATCTCAACTTAGAACTCAAGGACATAgttgtacaacctatagaacaAATCCTGTTCAAGTAAGGTTGTTAGTCTCAATCTCAACTCAAAAAAAGCATCACAATGGTCTGAGCTAAAAATGGTACACAATACCTGTATCAAATCAACCAAGCTCTTACGTTGACTTGTGGTAAAAGATTTGTTCTTTGCAGGCAAAGCAGCGCCATTCTTCTCTATAAAGTTTTCTGAAACTTGCTCAGACGATCTATCTTCTGAAGTCTCCTCCTGATGAGTAGAAAGGGAGCCTTGGGAAACATGTAAAAATTCATCGGCAGTATCATCTGCAGAGCTCAATCTCCGATTTTTGCCTAATCCACCAATATGCCGCACTAATCTACGATTCTCTCGTGATATAAGAGGAGGAGGAAGCCTTGGATTCAAGTTAACATTGGCCCAGTAGTATTTAAAATAAGCTGGATGTGAGCGTAGCTGTTCTTCTGACACACAATTTTCTAAAGCATCACATAAAGTAGACAAGCTTGTGACTAGACTAGTGTCCTGCTGAGTTAACAGGTTGCCGATAGCTGCAAAAGAACCCTCCATACTTGGTGGTGCACTGCCACTTCGATTGGGAATTGAATCTGATGTATTTCTATGAAAATTATGCCTCTCTAAGATTGATCCCAACTCCTCAGACGCAATGTTTTTAAATGGAGATCCAAAGGTTGCA
This window contains:
- the LOC120074612 gene encoding pumilio homolog 5, giving the protein MATESPTRIVDRMGDRNWPSTKDVATFGSPFKNIASEELGSILERHNFHRNTSDSIPNRSGSAPPSMEGSFAAIGNLLTQQDTSLVTSLSTLCDALENCVSEEQLRSHPAYFKYYWANVNLNPRLPPPLISRENRRLVRHIGGLGKNRRLSSADDTADEFLHVSQGSLSTHQEETSEDRSSEQVSENFIEKNGAALPAKNKSFTTSQRKSLVDLIQEDFPRTPSPVYNQSLLASSSTTEQAVEDDLDAIALGVSSISISKVLESNSCSPSLEPSNVIMDPVGLIADDAPLKKSQNAEKSNRESSPQQEGSRVKNASLENAAEKSGTIGHEIPKLESRAKASSLESNRNKLDHQSYGRNHPHNFLSKQQGFPCPAPDIQSQMVPQGISHLEVGLENYSHGQHSFSTAEVQTVFHSSPLTPPLYATAAAFVAPGNPFYHNYQPSGLFSPQFNMGGYALASPLFPPFMSGYPTHGAVPLPEPSVSNFSGRTAGVSIGESIPPVGDLQHMSKLYAQPGFVYPPFVDPIHVQYGQRPIEDTYGGSAHHGQLGSRSFSHMQINSFGSQQDSNVDAYLNDNKIQSPTNGNFSLLSPRKGITGGNYGNPSNMSGIIQFSAPSLASPDSPSSPVGGVNHLGRRNEMWFPSGLVRNAGEYSGWQGQRGSNIFDDSKRHSFLEELKSSNARKFELSDIAGRIVEFSVDQHGSRFIQQKLEHCSPEEKASVFKEVLPHASKLITDVFGNYVIQKFFEHGTHEQRKELADQLAGQILPLSLQMYGCRVIQKALEVIELDQKTHLVRELDGHVMRCVRDQNGNHVIQKCIECVPSEEIGFIISSFEGQVATLSTHPYGCRVIQRILEHCSDEAQSRCIVDEILDSVYGLAQDQYGNYVIQHVLERGMCHERSQIISKLTGKFVRMSQHKYASNVVEKCLEHGDTIERELIVEEIMGHSEENDTLLAMMKDQFANYVVQKIIEICTNEQRERLLSRIRGHLQALKKYTYGKHIVARLEQLSGEESQASAA